cctGAGTTGCTTCAATTTCTTGCGATATTTGATCCACTCTTTGACGCATAACTTCCATGTCTTCTTGAAAAACTGATGCACCAGTGAATAATGATGCTGCTAGACGACTGGAGGATGGTTGTACTCCAATCCCATAGACTTGACCTTtctttattttcaagaaaaataaagaaaagaaagtaaaaggAGTAATAAAACAAACACGCAACTTTCAAACCAATACAAAAAtagataattacataatatcTATACCTTTATTCACGCCACCTGTCGTCTGTGTCCAAATTGTAGTCATATCCTCCGGGCCTGACTGAGTTTCTTCAGGCTGAGTTTGTCGCCATGCATCAAGATCAATATGGTACTTGTCCTGAAATAAAATAATACACcttacataaataaaataaaccaagAGGAAAAATTAATATAGTGCTAGAGTTGAGATCATAAAAATGTCTATGAAGCACGCGGTTTGACCTCAGCATAAGTCACATCCCCCACGTTCCTTTTCCTAAAACTGATTCCAACACTCCACCCTTAGTAGAAGCTCTGTTTAACTTTGCATGTTCACTCTTCTTCTTTCACTCAGGGTTTTTCCACTTCTCCAAGAACTGATTGCATACTTCTACACATATCCAATCAAGCATGGTGCCACCTCTCCTAGCAAAATAATGTGAATCTATTATCCGCTTCTGTGCTCCCTTCCCGAAGTTAGCATTCACAAGATTTTAAAGTGCAAGCTGCCATACACCTAACCTGCAAAAAGGAATAAATAATATTAGATTAATAAGGATAagtattaataataattaatttattcttaCCTTAAATTGTTGCCACATATTCATTCTGATATGGTACAATATCTATCTCCAGGAATTCCACGGCTAATGAAAAAATGGCTTCATAGCTTCCATCACCATATGTGTGGCCTAATTGGATGGCAAAAACCTGCACTaaattttaacatataaaataaacattcattaaattcattatatgcaaaattttattGAAAGCttttaaaagaaaattgaagGAAAACTCACCCGTCGCCATAGGGAATGATAATCAGCCGATGAAGAGAATAGAACTGTACAATTCCTCCAGTACATTGTCTCATGATACCAGCAACTGTAGAAGTACTGGTAAATGAGGATGCAGTTGCGTGAGAGATTCCAATATCCAAGTTAGATATACATGGAGTGGATGATGATGGAGATGATAATTAAGTGGGCGATGTATGaggcacaaaagatgaaccaccATGCTGGCTACTATGATGGCTCGGGGATGCAATCGGTGGTGAGCCATCGAACTGACTAGCAGAATCACGCGGGGAAGAAGCTGGGAAATAAGGCGTGTGTTCCTTCAATgcgaaaatcatcaagtgtccTTGCCTTAGCAATAAATCCAACAACCCCTTCTTTAAATTTATCCCTTAACCTCACACGATTAGAATGATTTCTATTATACATCCATCTACGATATGCAAATGCCATCTACACAAACAAGAAAAACTAGAAGTTgacatgtttattttatttatactagtTACTAAGTTATATTCTCCCAAAGGTTATCTAAATAGTTTAATTACTATAATACCTGGGTGGTTCCACTATTAATAGGTAAATTAAACTATTGTAAGacaaaaaagtcctaaaacatataaattaatctaatttattttaaattagcATATGATAGCACTCTAATACTTAATTGACtgcattttcttcatttcgttccaataataaataatataattaacacaTAGATAGGGCATGGAGAATTTTCAATGAAAAGACGAAACAGAGAAGTATTAGCACTTAAGTTATTTTTTAACTAACCTAacttgaatgtataaaaattctaACTCTTTAGAATATTGTTCAACTCTAACAGAGAATTATTAGCACTTaagttatttttttatataaacaaGAATTCCATACTTGTAGAAAATACCCAAATTATTCTAATTTTTTTCTTGATTTAGTATTGGATACATACAAGTATACTAGCCATTTTCACAAGAATATCTAACTAAAGAGAAAAAATAGCTAATTAATCTACACGAGCAAATTTTTAACATGTCACTATATacatactatattaaaaatattattgcaAATTTATCCATACTATATTGTAAATTATATAGCTAATTTATACATACTATATTGCTAAAttaatgaaaaaaataattacCTGGAAAAGTACTACCGGATCTGCTGCCGGACCACCACCGGGGGGGAGAAGAGCCTCCGGATTCCTGCACCGAAAATGAGTTAAATAAATTGGGGAAAATATATTAGGGGGAGGGTGGTCGGCTGGACGGGGGAAAGAGAGCGggtgagtgagagagagagaatcttttcaAGGTGCCTTATAtgcttagattagagaagaaaatcaagaaatagaGCGGGTGGGGGCAGAAGATGAGAGGGAAGGAGAAGAAAAAAAActagagaagaaagaagaaaaaacggGTGGGGGCTATATTAAAAATAGATTTGACCGAATCAGTCGCAATTTgaaattcaaaattttcaaatagtGACTGATTCGGTTGTAAATCCGTTGACCAGTCAGACAACGTTTTTATTGTATATTCCGACCAAATCGGTCGAaagatttatatattttttttaaatttctgcgactgattcagtcgaaaatcctaaaaaatattttcacggTATTTTTTGGGTAATTAGCGACTGAAAGAGTCGCAATTTGGagccaaaaatttaaaaaaattaacatgtatttttaataaaatttccAACCGAATCAGTCGGAAATTGTGACTGTATTAAATTGGTCGGAATTATTCAGTAGGTAAATAGCTGTTTTTAGTAGTGGTATAAATCAGTCCCAATCTATTGTCAAACTCCGTGTTCGATTCTTAACTATCTTTTTAATTGATACTTGCTATTGTGTTATGCCCAAATGGGCATATATGAAAAAaaggtttaaaaaaaaaagaataatgaTATAAAAAGAGGAGACTAAAGTATATTTAAGCATGATATTATATCCTAATTATGATATCAAGCAATACAACGCAATCACAATTTATTCTAATATGATACCAACAAGTGatggttttttttaattttatttttaatttttattttttacgcCTTCAGGTGGCGCCTTCCTTTTATATAATCCCAGCAAAAAGAGCACATAACAGAGGGGGACATTCCACCCGACCTCTATTCATTATATCAAGACTATCCTTATAACCGTTAATAGAACAAATACAAAGATAGAGTAGCTTTCTTACCAATATACCAAAAGCACATATCAATAGTATGTAAGAAAGTCTACCTATATATGAAAGGAGCTCTCAGAAAGTGCTATACATAAAATGACATAGGTTCAGTAACAAATTTTCTTCTTTCCTTGTGTCTAAATGTAGACATTTGTATCTTATCCATCAGATATGGGCCTGTAGCTTGATTGGGAAGACCATTCCAGTTATAAAAGATAGAATTCCCATGAATGATGCTCCATTTAGCCAATGCATCTGCTACTTGATTAGCTTCACGATAGCAATGCTGGATGGAAAACTCGCAAGATTGCAAGAGTTGTAGAATATCCTTAATTGTGTCCTGCATTTGCCAATATGGATCGTACATGCCTTTTAACATGTTAACCAAGATCAAAGAGTCACATTCTAAAATCAAATTGCGATATCCCTGGTCGATGCACCATTTAACTCCAATCAATGCTGCTTTAGCCTCAACTAAGTTACTACTACCCTTCCTAGTGGTTGTGCAAATGCCATAATTAAAACACCATTAGAGTTTCTAATGATACCCCCTGATCCCATATTCCCTTCTCCATGCCTACTACCATCTGTATTAAGCTTAAACCAGTTTGCAACTGGTTTAATCCATCTAATAATAGTAGTTTCAACAGTAGGAACACGTGCACAAATTTGATGGCAAATGACATCCCATTGGTTTCAGTCCTTCTTCAGAGTCTTTGCAATAAACCATCTAAGGTGTGAGAGTATTTGATGGAGTATTCTAGCCACATAAACTCTAGAAGATCCATATCTGACTATACATCTCGCCTTCCATATCTCCCAGCAAATAACTATAGGAGTAATACTCAGAATCTCTCGATGAATATAATTCTTGGGCTTCATTGACCACCAtcttaaaatcatcaatttgatGGGAATGTCTTCCCATTTAATGTCCaaggggttgccaaaggtttttCATAGTCTGATTGCTACTTCTCCGTTCATGAATGTGTGATGAATTATTTCTCCTTTAGGTATTCTCCAGCAAAAACATTTGGAAGCAAAATGTATACCAAACTTGAGAAAAACTTCATCGAagggaaattttttttttaaaagtctcCACATGAGAAGAGACATTTTGAAAGGCAAATGTTTATGCCAAATATTCTGAAAAAGGGGAATGTGTCCCCTAACTTGTCTAGCTATCCTCCAAGCAGATGTTGCCGTAAATTTGCCATTATAAGTTGGCATCCAAATAGGAGCATCATGTTTCCTGTGATCTCCAATGGTAATGGATAAAATCTGTTCAGTCATGTATTCAGGTAGTTGTAGATGATCAATGCTCCATCTTTCATCTACGATGATATCATTAACACGTTGATTAGCCGGTGAATAATCATAATGAATGACCTGAGCAATGACCCCAAAACCTGTCTAGTTGTCCCACCACAAGCTAGAATTGCCTGAATTTATCTTCCATAGCATATTGTCTTCCACTTTGTCCTTGACTTGTATGAGCTTTTTCCATCCATGTGACTTCCCTGTCCTCCATTTCTTCTTTACTAGATGAACAATCCTACAATATTTGCATTTCAGGAAAGTAGACCATAAGGACTCACATGGCCTGAACCTCCACCATCTTTTCATAGCCAAAGCTTCATTGATATCCATCACACTCCTAAAACCTACACCCCCTTCTTCCACTGGATAACATAAATTGGCCCAAGAACTCCAGTGATATCTTTGTTTTTCTTCAGAAGAACTCCAAAAATATTTAGCCATATATCTCTCAATCTGCTTCAAAACAGTGATTGGAGACTCCATAGCTGCTAGCATATGGATTTGTTGCGACTGCAGTGCATGTTTGATTAAAATAGCCTTGCCTCCTATTGATAGTAATTTTTCTTGCCAGGCATATGTTTTTCTCACAATCTTTGTGATCATATCATTAAAGAAAGAAATCCTCTTCCTTCCCACATACAATGGACATCCCAAGTAAGTTATAGAAAATTTTTTATACTTGTATCCTGTGATATCCTTTATTCTCTGAATATCTTCATTGGAGGTAGCTGAATGCACCATAAAGCAACTTTTATCTATATTAATAAGTTGGCCTGAACATACTTCATACTTTTGGAGTTGTTGATTgatcaaatttaaagatgaatCATTTCCGGCTGAGAAGATAATCACATCATCAGCATAAGCTAGGTGATTCATTTGTGGTCCTTGTCTTGGCATAGAGAAACCCCTAAAATCTTGATAACTGGATAGTTGATTGAGTAATTTAGACAATACTTCTGTCCCAATAATGAACAAAGCAAGTGATAAAGGATCACCTTATTTCAAGCCCCTAGTAGAATGAAAAAATCCCTTCCTTGAATCATTTATTACTATAGAATACCAAACATTTGAAATTGATCTCCATATCAAGTCTACCCACTCTTCTGAAAAACCAAATTTTCTAAGAGTGGCCATGAGGAAAGTCCAATCCATTCTGTCATATGCTTTTGACATATCAAGTTTAATGACTGCATTACCCCCTTCCTTATTGCATTTCATCCCATGGATAATTTCCTGAGCAAGAAGCATATTTTCTGTAATTAACCTCCCATGGATAAATCCACTTTGGTTCTCAGAGATCAATTTGGGAAGAAGTGGTGCCAATCTATTGTTAATGATTTTTGACAAGATCTTGTTGGAGAAGTTACTGAGACTAAGTGGTCGCAAATCTAAAAATATTGTTGGATTCTCTACCTTTGGAATTAAGACTAAACATGCATTAGTGTAGAACTTAGTTAGCTCAGCTCCACTGAAGAATAACTGTACAACACTGACTAAATCAGATTTGATAATTTCCCAGCAAGTTTGGTAGAAAGAACCACCATACCCATCAGGCCCAGGTGCGCTGTTTGGGTCCATATAAAAAATAGACATCCTAATCTCTTCTTCATCTGGAATGACCATTAAAGCTTCATTGTCATCTTGTGTAATCACTTGCTCAATACAGTCTAAATGTTGTAGATTGGTAACTCCTTCAGCAATAAAAAGGTTTGAAAAATGATTCACGGCCTCTTCTGAAATGAGATTATCCCCGGTAATCCACTCTCCATGTTGGTTCATTATTCTGTTCAAAGTCGATCTTCTCCTCCTGTCATTAATAATAGCATGAAAATACTTGCTATTAGTGTCACCCTCATCAAGCCATCTAACATTAGCTTTTTGTCTTAATATTGATTCTTAATATTTGACCCATCTAGTATGCTCAGCTTGAGCCTTATGCATTTCAGTTCTTCCATCTTCAACATCATTATCAATATATCCTTCCTCTAAATGTTGTATTTTAGCTTCCCATTCCTTGACTTTGCTGAAAACATTGCCAATTTCCTCCCTTGACCGCACACTGAGAACTTTGCTGAGATTTTTTAGCTTCATTTGAAATCTCCTCATTGTATTGACTTCCACTTCCATTTACCAGACTGACTAAATAACTGATATGAAGTTAGGTTGTTCAGTCCAGAACTTGAAAAATTTGAAATACTTGATACCCTCATTTTTGGTTGTAGAATATTTAACTAACATATGTGTATGATCTGAACCTGTACTAGCCATGTGTTCTACATTGAACCTTGAAGTCTTTGATGTCCACTCATGGTTCACAAATACTCTATCTAACCTCTTCCATATTCTGTTCCATTTATCTCTAGCATTACACCATGTGAATCTAGGTGCGGTATAACCAACATCTGCCATTCCACACTCCTCCATGCATTCAATGAAGTCCCAGCTTTTCTCCATTATATGTGGGTTTTCTCCCTTCTTTTCATCAGAACTCATAATCACATTGAAATCTCCAGTGATGCACCAAGGCCCATTTATGTAATTGTTGCATATCTTTAAACTTTTCCATAAAGTTGCTCTGAGATGTCCTTTATTCTTAGCATAAACAATAGTTACCTAGAAAAATTCATTGCATCCCTTTTTATTAATCTTCATAGTAACCTGTTGTTCTTCATCTGCTATAATACTCACTTCTACTTCTGATGACCATATAAACCAAATCTTGCCATTTACATTTGCATAGCATCCATCATAAGCTATCCTTCTTGTATAAGATTCAATTGTTCCATCATCCACAAAAGGCTCTTGCAGTAAAATAAGGCGTACTTTGTGTAATTCGACTAAGAACTTCAACCTCTCGAAAGCCCCTCGGGACTTTACCCCCCTAATATTCCACATAATTGTATCAATCATTAAAATTAATAATGGGGAAGCTTTTAGCTCCTTGATTTGCTTTTACTTTAGCTCTTGTAACAGGGCAGtaacatttttttttattttttatttttattttatataaatcCGTCTTTAGGTGACGGGGGGTTTGGCATGGACCCCTACCTTGTAAATTAAAATTCAGGTAACCACATTAAGGAGGGGGACATAAAACCTAACCTCCgctaaaacaaaagaaaatgaaGGCATATTCTTGAACTTATGAAGAAAGATATGTAATGAAAATCCTATCGTTTGGAAAGGACCATGTCCCTTGTTCACAACTGCAGTGACTAACCAAAGCACAAAAATTAGCAACACTGTTATCATGTGGATCATAAAcaaaatagctttttggagtaTCTTATTCTAAAATTAGGGAGTTGATCCTTGTCCATGTATAAGtgtcccctggcctgagatgaaAGTTCTTGAGTAGAGTAAAACCATTTAACACCATTTATCTCACTTCATTAGCTAATGTATCCGCCACTTTGTTTGCTTCCCTGAAGCAATGCATGAATTGTATTTCATTAAAGAAATTAGTCTTCCTCTTAGCTTCTTCAATAGTAGTAAGCAAACTCCAAGGAGGATTAAACTTTCCACGCATCCAGTTAATAACTAAGAGTGAATCCAATTCCACAATAATATTTTTGTGTCCCTGATCTATGCACCATTGCAACCCCATATCTAGAGCCATAGATTCAGCTGCATTATTACTCTGGGTACCAAAAGATGCTGCAAATGCACCCACCATTTCTCCATTGTGCCTTATAATGACCCCTCCTCCACCACTAATACCAGGATTACCTCTAGAACATTCATCGGTGTTTAATTTAATGGTCCTTTCTAGAGGAAATTTTCATGAGACTTTGATAATATTCAACTGTGGTCTAGCTTCCACAATCATCTGAGTCAATTGCGCCCATGGAATTACTAAGTCAACCTGCCTGAACTGCTTATGGATAATCAGAGTAATATCATGGCAAATTTTGTGTACAATTTTAGGAACAAAGAACTTTTGTTGATCATATTTACTCTTATTTCTCGCTTTCCAGATGTTCCAACTGATGACCAAAGGGGCTGCTTGAAGAAGGAGTTCATGGATGGGGTTCTGGTATTCAGAGAACCACCAAACCATCATATGTTGCCAAATATCACCATCATAGTCCCTAATCCCAAATTGGTCTCTGAAGTATTTCCAGACTGCTTTGCTAATGTTGCTATCAATGAAAATATGATGCCCATCTTCATTCATTGGTTTCGTACAACAGGCACATTTTGATGGAAAAGGAATTCCCATTTTCTTGATATTATCATTTGTCGGTAGTTTGTCTCTCAAAAGTTTCCAaccgaaaaatatattttaaaaggaATAGCGTTATGCCATAAGAACAAATTCACAAAAGAAATTCCTTGTATTTGTCTCAGGCTATTCCAGGTGGAGGAACAACTGAACTGACCATTAGATGAGCCAGTCCATATTGCTTGGTCTTGTACATTTGAGTTACCTATTTTGATACCTCTAATGTGTTCAATCAAGTAGCCTGGAATAGCTTGAGACAATTTAGGACTATTCCAGAAATTATTAACAATAAAGTTACATATCTTATCCTTGTTATAAATGGAGCAATTGCAAAAGTTGGATAAAGGGCCCAAACCTGTCTAGTTGTCCCAGTAGAAAGAAGAATTTCCTCCTTGGATCCTCCATGTTATATGCAGTTCTACTTCTTTTTTATCTCCACTAAGCTTCTCCATGAGTCAGACTGCTTTGAGCTTCATTTCCTAGGGACAAGATGAATTATACTGCAATACTTAGTCAATAAGAATGAAACCCATAAAGATTTATTAGTTCTGAAAAGCCACCAGATTTTGGCTGTGAAGGCCTTGGTGGTGTCACTCAAATTTCTAAAACCCATTCCTCCTTCTTCGGTAGGGTAGCATAACTTTCTCCAAGAGGCCCAATGATATTTCTTGCTTCCATCTGCTTGACCCCAGAAGAAATTAGCGAAGAATCTCTCCAACATCTTAAGCATAGTTTTAGGAGGTTGACAAATGGATAACAAGTGCATAGAAATGGAAGACAATACATGCTTGATAAGAATAGCTTTGCCTCCTGGAGACAAAAGTTGCCCCTGCCAGCTAGTAATTCTATGAACAATCTTCATGTCATTCCAGAGAAGTATTGCACCTTCTTTCTACCTGTATATATTGGACATCCTAaatattcaaaaggaaaaaattCCCTTCTGAACTTTAGATGCCTTTCAATAATTCTGATGCTATTTTGATGACAAGTATGGTTTACCAAGTAGCAACTCTTTTGGTTATTCACCTGTTGGCCTGAAGCTTTCTCATACTCTGCTAGCATGTGCTTGATGAGTCTAAGAGATTTTGTATTACCTGAGATGAAAATAATCAAATCATCTGTATAGGCGAGATGATTTATTTGAGGTCCCTTCTTATTCATGGTAAATCCTGAAAAATCAGAATTTTCATGTAGATTGTTTAATACTTTAGAAAGAGCCTCAACTGTTATAATAAACAGAGAAGGGGATAAAGAGTCTCCTTGCTTCAAACCCCTAGCTGATTTGAAGAAACCTTCCCTTTTATCATTAATAAGGATAGAGTACCATACATTGGATATAAGGTTCCACACAGTGTGTATCCATTGTTCTGCGAATCCCATTTTCCTCAGAACCCCACAAAGAAACATCCATGATATTCTATCATAAGCCTTGTTCATATCTAGTTTGATGAGGACATTATTCCCTGTATTCTTTTGATTAATACTACTAATAATATCTTGTGCCAGAAGAACATTCTCTCTAATTGCTCTACCCTTGATGAATTCACTTTGATTAGGAAAAATAATCTTAGGCAATAGCCTAGAAAATTTGTTATTCAGCAATTTGGTGATAATCGTTTGGGTTACATTGCTAAGGCTGATGGGTCTGAGTTCAAAGAATGATTGAGGATTTTCTACTTTAGGAATCAAAACAAGGCATGTATGAGTGATAAATTTGCTAAGTTCCCTTCCATTCATCACTTCCAATACCATATTGTAAATATCTTCCTCTATGATGTCCCAGGTTTGTTGGAAAAACCTACCATTGAAACCATCGGGACCTCCTGTGCTTCCTCGATCAATATCAAAATTAACTTGTTTGACTTCTTCTTTTGATGGCATATTTATCAGACTATTATTGTCCTCTTCAGTTATCATTTTTGGAATAAGATCAATAAACTGAAGGTCAATCCTTTGAGCTTCTTGAGAAAAACACTTCTCATAGTATTCTATGGCAGCTTCTGAAATGTCTTCTTCTCCTTCTATCCATTGATTATCTTCTCCCTTAATTCTGTGGAGGAAAAGTCTCTTTCTTCTTCCCTTGATGAGCTTATGGAAGTATCTAGAGTTGGTGTCTCCATCCAGATTCCACTTGAGGTGCGCTTTTTGTTTTCAATATGAGTTAACCTTCTTTATATGTAGTATATATTCAGCCTTCAGCTTGTTCAAATGCATTCTAGTGTTCTCATTGTCATCCTGTTGAAGTTTATTATCTTCTTCTTCAATCTTCTTTTCCAGTACTTTAGCAATATCAAATATATCTCTAAGAACATTCTTAGACCATTggctcaatgatttgttgacagTTTTTAGCTTTTGTTGCACTTTCCATAAAGCATTGCCTTCAAAGTGTGTACTCCATGCTTCTTTGACATTGTTGAAACCAATTTGTTCAATCCAGAAGTCCAGGAACCTAAAATATTTAGGGTGCTCTTCATCATTTTTCTTACATTGTATTAGTAAAGGGCAATGATCTGAGCTCACTATTGCTAGATGTTAGACTGTAGATGTAGGAAACATATCCTCCCATTTACTATTAACTAATAGTCTGTCCAATCTTTTCCAAatcttcttcttttgtttttttgttattATTGCAGCAGGTAAAATTGTTACCATTGAAACCTACATCCATTAGAATACAATCATCTATGCAAGAAATAAAAGGAAGGTTCATCCTTAGGTTAAAAGGTTTTCCTCCCTTTTCTTCTTCCTTCATAGTGATAGAATTAAAATCTCTACAAACAGCCCAAGGGTAGGTCCCTCCAGTAGCAAAATATCTCATATCATTCCAAAGTTCTTCTCTTTTGACGCTAGTGCATTTAGCATAAACAATGGAGATGTACACTGGTGTATCAATGGTAATATGGGATAGTCTACAGTTGACTATTTCCCTATTGTCCAAAATATCACAGTTGATATCATGACTCCAGAACAATCAAATTTTGTTATTACTATTAGAGAAGTAGTTAGCTATCC
The DNA window shown above is from Nicotiana tomentosiformis chromosome 8, ASM39032v3, whole genome shotgun sequence and carries:
- the LOC138897686 gene encoding uncharacterized protein: MWNIRGVKSRGAFERLKFLVELHKVRLILLQEPFVDDGTIESYTRRIAYDGCYANVNGKIWFIWSSEVEVSIIADEEQQVTIVYAKNKGHLRATLWKSLKICNNYINGPWCITGDFNVIMSSDEKKGENPHIMEKSWDFIECMEECGMADVGYTAPRFTWCNARDKWNRIWKRLDRVFVNHEWTSKTSRFNVEHMASTGSDHTHMLVKYSTTKNEGIKYFKFFKFWTEQPNFISVI